In Brassica rapa cultivar Chiifu-401-42 chromosome A06, CAAS_Brap_v3.01, whole genome shotgun sequence, a single window of DNA contains:
- the LOC103849094 gene encoding microsomal glutathione S-transferase 3: MAITEFLPKEYGYVVLVLVFYCFLNLWMGAQVGRARKRYNVQFPTLYAIESENKDAKLFNCVQRGHQNSLEMMPMYFILMILGGLKHPCICTGLGLLYNISRFFYFKGYSTGDPMKRLTIGKYGFLGLLGLMICTISFGVTLIRG, from the exons ATGGCGATCACCGAGTTTCTGCCTAAAGAGTACGGATATGTCGTTCTTGTCCTGGTCTTCTACTGCTTCCTCAACCTTTGGATGGGCGCTCAAGTCGGCAGAGCTCGCAAAAG GTACAATGTGCAGTTTCCAACGTTATATGCTATAGAATCAGAAAACAAAGATGCTAAGCTCTTCAACTGTGTTCAG AGAGGACACCAAAACTCTCTAGAGATGATGCCAATGTACTTTATACTAATGATCCTTGGTGGGTTGAAACACCCTTGCATCTGTACTGGCCTGGGTTTGCTCTACAATATTTCTCGATTCTTCTATTTCAAAGGTTATTCTACAGGAGATCCCATGAAGCGCCTCACCATCGG GAAATACGGTTTCTTGGGATTGCTTGGTCTCATGATCTGTACCATCTCCTTTGGTGTCACTCTGATCCGTGGTTAG